A part of Periophthalmus magnuspinnatus isolate fPerMag1 chromosome 14, fPerMag1.2.pri, whole genome shotgun sequence genomic DNA contains:
- the LOC117381589 gene encoding sodium- and chloride-dependent GABA transporter 2-like produces MSTATQQPRHSHSHATATATATATPSDDSDEEEEEEEEEEEESRGYWGNKAEFILTVMGAIIGPGNVWRFPYLCYRNGGGVFFIPYILFIFTCGIPLFFLETSLGQFTNQGGITCWKKICPLFQGMGYASHLIISFSATSYIIIMAWAFFYLFASFSAHLPWASCGNEWNTASCLDPSQPNASLSVISKYNTTLPVVEYWQRRVLKISTGIEDVGGLRWELVLCLILTWVICYFCVWKGIKSTGKAAYFTATFPYAMLLILLIRGVTLPGAVDGIVYYLYPDISRLSDPQVWMDAGTQIFFSYAIGLGFLTSLGSYNQFQNDCYKDCFYLCLLNSGTSIVAGFAIFSVLGFMTYETGLDIAEVAESGPGLAFIVYPRAVAMMPMPQVWSVCFFLMIILLSLDSQFVGLECLMTSLVDLFPVYLRQGFRRELLLLLICSVCCLLGLSLVTEGGMYLLQLLDHHVCSGTTLLLLSFCQAVSIGWVYGADRFYDDISHMIGYRPNIFMKYCWKYVTPFVIFGTFVFSIVRYSPLKFSNSYVYPLWANILGWFIATVSLSLIPLFIIYQLVHGKGTLKQRYLKLCQPSDEFSSNQKWPVTKPDPSELKQLTNNTQLAA; encoded by the exons TCTCGGGGATACTGGGGAAACAAAGCTGAGTTTATCCTCACGGTGATGGGCGCCATCATCGGCCCGGGAAACGTTTGGAGGTTTCCATATTTGTGCTACAGGAACGGAGGAG GTGTTTTCTTCATTCCCTACATTCTGTTCATCTTCACGTGCGGGATTCCTCTGTTTTTCCTCGAGACTTCGCTGGGACAGTTCACCAATCAAGGAGGAATCACGTGTTGGAAAAAGATATGCCCGCTTTTTCAAG GAATGGGCTATGCCAGTCACTTGATTATCTCCTTCAGTGCCACGTCTTACATCATTATTATGGCGTGGGCCTTCTTTTACCTGTTTGCATCCTTCAGCGCGCACCTGCCCTGGGCCTCGTGTGGAAACGAGTGGAACACAG CCTCCTGTTTGGACCCGAGCCAGCCCAACGCGAGCCTGAGTGTCATATCCAAATACAACACCACTCTCCCCGTGGTGGAGTACTGGCA GCGCCGGGTGCTGAAGATCTCCACGGGCATCGAGGACGTGGGCGGCCTGAGGTGGGAGCTGGTGCtgtgtctcattttgacctggGTTATCTGCTACTTCTGCGTCTGGAAGGGCATCAAGTCCACGGGGAAG GCCGCATACTTCACCGCGACTTTTCCCTACGCGATGCTGTTGATCTTATTGATCCGAGGAGTGACTCTGCCCGGTGCGGTCGACGGCATCGTTTACTACCTCTACCCCGATATTTCACGTCTTTCTGATCCGCAg GTTTGGATGGACGCCGGGACGCAGATCTTCTTCTCCTACGCCATCGGGCTGGGGTTTCTAACGTCACTCGGAAGTTACAACCAATTCCAAAATGACTGTTACAA GGATTGTTTCTACCTGTGTCTTCTAAACAGCGGCACCAGTATCGTGGCCGGGTTTGCCATTTTCTCCGTTTTGGGATTTATGACTTATGAAACTGGGCTGGACATCGCAGAAGTGGCAGAATCAG GCCCCGGTTTGGCGTTCATCGTTTACCCTCGTGCGGTGGCCATGATGCCGATGCCTCAGGTCTGGTCCGTCTGCTTCTTCCTCATGATCATCCTCCTCAGCCTCGACAGCCAG TTTGTGGGCTTGGAGTGTCTCATGACTTCACTGGTGGACCTGTTTCCGGTTTATTTACGCCAAGGCTTCAGACGAgagctcctcctgctgctgatCTGCTCCGTCTGCTGTTTACTGGGACTCTCTTTGGTCACAGAG GGCGGCATGTACCTGCTTCAGCTGCTGGACCACCACGTTTGCAGTGGGACCactctgttgttgttgtcgttctGCCAGGCTGTGAGCATCGGATGGGTCTACG GGGCAGACCGTTTCTATGACGACATCTCACACATGATTGGATATCGTCCAAACATATTCATGAAATACTGCTGGAAATATGTCACGCCGTTTGTAATCTTT gGCACGTTCGTGTTCTCCATAGTGAGGTACAGCCCTCTGAAGTTCAGTAACTCTTACGTTTATCCGCTGTGGGCCAACATCCTGGGCTGGTtcatcgccaccgtgtccctgTCCTTGATCCCACTGTTCATCATCTACCAGCTCGTCCACGGAAAGGGCACTCTGAAACAG CGGTATCTGAAACTTTGCCAGCCCTCGGACGAATTCAGCTCGAATCAAAAATGGCCAGTTACCAAACCAGATCCAAGTGAACTCAAACAGCTGACCAATAACACGCAGCTTGCAGCGTGA